The window GGGGTAAAAATATCTTTTGGATTATGCAGAAATATGTTTATGAAAATATGGTTAATCGCTTTAAATTAAATGCAATGGATTATACTGAGGGAAAGAAAACAAAATACCATATCTACGATTTAGTGAAAGATGAAGGTGTTTATCATTTAAAATTACTTGATAAAAAATCTTCTACGATTGCTAATCTTTTGAAAGCCTTTACTCATCAGCCTGCACCGAGGGTAGATGATTTTATTAAAGTATTAGAGGGTAAAATAAAATTAAAATTAGGGTTTTACATAGGATAGAAATTGAGTGATATGAAAGAAGAAAAAGACCTTAGGGCAACGCTTAATCTTCCCCAGACAGACTTTCCAATGAAGGCTAACCTTCCAACGAGGGAGCCTGAAATCCTTGCCTTCTGGGAAAAAGAAAAGGTGTACGAAAACATTCTAAAAAAGAATACTGCCAACAGAAAGGAAAAAACCTATGTCCTTCATGACGGACCTCCTTATGCAAACGGACATATCCACATAGGACATTCCCTGAATAAGATTCTCAAAGACATAATAGTTAAATATAAATCAATGAATGGCTTTTACTCTCCATATGTGCCCGGATGGGACTGTCATGGTCTTCCCATAGAGCGGGAGGTGGATAAAGACTTAGGCAAGGCAAAAGAAGGCATAGACATACTTAAGAAAAGGCAGCTCTGTAGAGAGTATGCCCTCAGGTTCGTTGACATCCAGAGGACCGAATTTAAAAGGCTCGGAGTGTTTGGCGACTGGATGATGCCTTATCTTACGATGTCTTATGAGTATGAGTCAGCCACTGTCAGGGAGTTTACAGGGTTTGTAAAAGGTGGCTATGTGTATAAAGGGAAAAAGCCTGTTCATTGGTGTCCATCGTGTGTTACTGCTTTGGCAGAGGCAGAGGTCGAATATGCGGATAAGGAATCGCCCTCTGTGTATGTGAAGTTCGGGCTGAATACAGAGGGGCGGTTAAATCTTGAAGGTTTCGAGAAGGTTTACATTGTCATCTGGACTACTACTCCTTGGACACTGCCTGCAAATTTAGCGCTTGCAGTAAAAGGCAACATTAATTATGCAGCAGTAATGATGCCTGACCAAAAAGAAGTTCTCATTGTTGCCAATGATTTAGTGAATAAGTTACATGGACAAGGTGTCCTGCCAACGAACAATGTCTATCGTATATTCCCCGGCAACAACATGAAGGGTTTAAAAGCAGACCACCCTTTTATTGACCGCAAATCAATGATAATCGAGGCTGACTTTGTCAGCACCGAAGAAGGAACTGGCATCGTTCACATAGCACCCGGACATGGTGAGGAAGACTATTCCGCAGGCATAAGAGAAGGGCTTGAAATCTATGCGCCTGTTGACGACAAGGGAAGATTCTTAGGTACAGGACTGCCAGAAATAGAAGGGCAGTTCGTTTTTAAGGCAAACGAGACTATAATAGAAATCTTGAGGAGAAACAATGCACTTTTACATGAAGAGAAACTCCTGCATTCATATCCCCACTGCTGGAGATGCAAAAAGCCTGTAATCTTCAGGGCAACTGAGCAGTGGTTCATTTCAATGCAAAATAATGCTCTAAGGCAAAGGTGTCTCGATGAGATTGACAAGGTAAAATGGGTTCCAGAATGGGGAAGAGACAGAATCTACGGCATGGTCTCTAACAGGCCTGACTGGTGTATCTCAAGGCAGAGGGCATGGGGGGTTCCAATCGCAATGATAAGGTGTAGGCACTGCGGTCAGATGGCAGTTG is drawn from Nitrospirota bacterium and contains these coding sequences:
- the ileS gene encoding isoleucine--tRNA ligase; translation: MKEEKDLRATLNLPQTDFPMKANLPTREPEILAFWEKEKVYENILKKNTANRKEKTYVLHDGPPYANGHIHIGHSLNKILKDIIVKYKSMNGFYSPYVPGWDCHGLPIEREVDKDLGKAKEGIDILKKRQLCREYALRFVDIQRTEFKRLGVFGDWMMPYLTMSYEYESATVREFTGFVKGGYVYKGKKPVHWCPSCVTALAEAEVEYADKESPSVYVKFGLNTEGRLNLEGFEKVYIVIWTTTPWTLPANLALAVKGNINYAAVMMPDQKEVLIVANDLVNKLHGQGVLPTNNVYRIFPGNNMKGLKADHPFIDRKSMIIEADFVSTEEGTGIVHIAPGHGEEDYSAGIREGLEIYAPVDDKGRFLGTGLPEIEGQFVFKANETIIEILRRNNALLHEEKLLHSYPHCWRCKKPVIFRATEQWFISMQNNALRQRCLDEIDKVKWVPEWGRDRIYGMVSNRPDWCISRQRAWGVPIAMIRCRHCGQMAVDDDVFIRFVSLIKQHGADIWFEKEEKELLPDGYKCSKCEGQDFVKETDILDVWFDSGVSHAAVLKTDKERLSWPADMYLEGSDQHRGWFQSSLLASVGTIGQSPYKTVLTHGFVVDGKGKKMSKSLGNVVSPDDIVKANGAEILRLWVSAEDYKDDVRISKEIISRITEAYRKIRNTARFLLGNIYDFDGSTPELTEIDRWAMSRKERLIKKVTNAYERFDFHEVFHSIHNFCVVDMSSFYLDILKDRLYTFRADSPERRGSQWVLRETLTTMTKLMAPILSFTAEEIWGYIKGKKEESVFLSDFPKVNEKFIDDELEARWDRLIEVRNFVNKGLEDAREKKVIGSSLEASVLLSLSDKYFGLFEDYKEFLPTLFIVSQVRLSRTDTIPVGVIIGRANGRKCERCWNWSPSIGSFPDMPDVCGRCYNIIK